The Lagopus muta isolate bLagMut1 chromosome 8, bLagMut1 primary, whole genome shotgun sequence genome contains a region encoding:
- the RBM43 gene encoding RNA-binding protein 43: protein MGQAAKSARTIVISGVPDGVLNDDVMSDILVIHFQKAKNNGGDVEEVKYPTREKGVAYITFEDQEVVESVLQKNEHRLEDRRLPRYYPLKVTPYCENVFSSVTAVLDMSVFKDKFVLEDLVQELKKKSTALSFGSLQSNGHISVQGSFPTIKRLRDFLLLKAKSLSEDKNEASKSHQRPKKRLNKHTLSREVNNCGHDAEGEKQVVVLDTDIYHYMKCFFAKELLANADVVISDITDGDITTLHLQKGRNRPDSGQVLRVKEKIENLSIKLLNSLRKERIGFEKCTRDKKKYRSVCESVRSRYPDVLVIPYDTHIDVIGSSSAVFEFTQEVNKKVQSPFQNR, encoded by the exons ATGGGACAGGCTGCTAAATCAGCAAGGACCATCGTCATCTCTGGTGTTCCAGATGGTGTTCTGAACGATGATGTCATGAGTGACATTCTGGTGATCCATTTCCAAAAGGCAAAGAATAATGGTGGAGATGTGGAAGAAGTGAAATATCCAACAAGGGAAAAAGGAGTTGCATATATAACTTTTGAAGATCAAGAAG TTGTAGAGAGTGTTCTACAGAAGAATGAGCATCGACTAGAAGACAGGAGGCTGCCCAGATACTATCCTCTGAAAGTCACCCCTTACTGTGAAAAT GTCTTCAGCTCTGTCACAGCTGTCCTCGATATGtctgttttcaaagataaatTTGTTTTGGAGGATCTAGTACAAGAACTTAAAAAGAAGAGCACAGCTTTGAGCTTTGGTTCTTTGCAATCCAATGGGCATATTTCTGTTCAAGGGTCATTTCCAACAATCAAACGGCTAAGAGACTTTCTTTTACTAAAAGCAAAATCCCTCTCGGAGGATAAAAATGAAGCAAGTAAGTCCCATCAGAGACCAAAGAAGAGGCTGAACAAACACACACTCAGCAGAGAGGTGAATAATTGTGGTCATGATGCTGAAGGGGAAAAGCAAGTGGTTGTTCTTGACACGGATATATACCACTATATGAAGTGCTTCTTTGCCAAGGAACTCCTCGCAAATGCTGATGTTGTGATTTCTGACATCACTGATGGTGATATAACTACACTGCATCTTCAGAAGGGCAGAAACAGGCCTGATAGCGGCCAAGTATTAAGAGTCAAGGAGAAAATTGAAAATCTGTCTATCAAACTTCTTAACAGTTTACGTAAAGAAAGGATCGGCTTTGAGAAGTGCACCAGAGataagaagaaatacagatCGGTGTGTGAAAGTGTAAGATCCCGCTACCCCGATGTTTTGGTTATTCCTTATGATACTCATATTGATGTGATAGGGAGTTCTTCTGCAGTTTTTGAATTTACACAGGAAGTGAACAAAAAGGTTCAGAGCCCGTTTCAAAACAGGTAG